From the Primulina tabacum isolate GXHZ01 chromosome 3, ASM2559414v2, whole genome shotgun sequence genome, one window contains:
- the LOC142538959 gene encoding putative homeobox-leucine zipper protein ATHB-51, which translates to MEWNGNMRVPFVSHQPENSFGFLHNYSYDQFAGFEMKQPSAQTTHHAALLPTLLEKNNSYGLQQDSKKKRLSNEQLESLENSFQYEIKLDPDRKMKLARDLGMQPRQIAVWFQNRRARWKAKQLERLYDALRQEFDNVSSEKQKLQQEVLALRAIILKQQVDKKQVSTGYTEVSGEETVESTSIPGSGNPDGVHQITECNSLLNMEDYNQAVMMPPYWANMP; encoded by the exons aTGGAATGGAATGGTAATATGAGAGTTCCCTTTGTTTCTCATCAACCTGAGAATTCTTTTGGTTTTCTCCACAACTATAGCTACGACCAATTTGCAG GTTTTGAAATGAAGCAGCCATCTGCCCAGACGACACACCATGCAGCTCTGCTACCAACTTTACTGGAGAAAAACAACAGTTACGGGCTGCAGCAGGATTCGAAGAAGAAACGATTGAGCAACGAGCAGCTGGAATCCCTGGAGAACAGTTTCCAGTACGAGATCAAGCTAGACCCTGACAGGAAAATGAAGCTGGCGAGAGATCTGGGGATGCAGCCCCGACAGATTGCTGTGTGGTTCCAGAATCGGCGGGCTCGATGGAAGGCCAAGCAGCTCGAGCGCTTGTACGATGCTCTTAGGCAGGAGTTTGATAATGTTTCCAGCGAAAAACAAAAACTTCAACAGGAG GTTTTGGCATTAAGGGCTATAATACTGAAGCAGCAAGTGGACAAGAAGCAAGTCTCAACAGGCTATACAGAGGTTTCCGGTGAAGAAACAGTCGAGAGCACGTCGATCCCAGGCTCCGGTAACCCCGATGGAGTTCATCAAATCACAGAATGCAACTCGTTGTTGAACATGGAGGACTACAATCAAGCTGTGATGATGCCTCCATATTGGGCTAATATGCCTTAA
- the LOC142538961 gene encoding protein RGF1 INDUCIBLE TRANSCRIPTION FACTOR 1-like — protein sequence MDAMPVPPWLEKLLTTAFFTVCRSHGAANRSECNMYCLDCSVDDAFCPYCRSSKHRDHRVIQIRRSSYHDVVRVSEIQKVLDISRVQTYVINSARVLFLNERPQPKVGKPVSHVCEICGRNLLDPFRFCSLGCKLVGIRRKEDASFTLDGKNEKVMGRRSISSPKEEEELREASQQDIYPPTPPPPPSRSRRRKGIPQRAPFSS from the exons ATG GACGCAATGCCGGTTCCTCCATGGCTGGAAAAACTCCTAACCACCGCCTTCTTCACCGTCTGCCGAAGCCACGGCGCCGCCAACAGAAGTGAATGCAATATGTACTGCTTAGACTGCAGTGTGGATGATGCTTTTTGTCCCTACTGCCGCTCATCTAAACACAGAGATCATCGAGTCATTCAG ATAAGGAGATCATCATACCACGATGTTGTGAGAGTTTCGGAGATTCAGAAGGTTTTGGACATAAGCCGGGTGCAGACTTACGTAATAAACAGTGCGAGGGTTTTGTTTCTGAACGAGAGACCTCAGCCCAAAGTTGGGAAGCCGGTTTCTCACGTCTGTGAAATATGTGGGAGGAATCTTTTGGACCCTTTCCGTTTCTGCTCATTGGGATGCAAG CTTGTAGGAATAAGGAGGAAAGAGGATGCAAGCTTTACGCTAGATGGGAAGAATGAGAAAGTAATGGGAAGAAGATCGATATCATCACCAAAAGAGGAGGAAGAATTGCGTGAAGCCTCGCAACAAGACATATACCCGCCCACACCTCCGCCACCTCCTTCAAGATCAAGAAGAAGGAAAGGAATCCCGCAAAGGGCACCTTTTAGTTCTTAA
- the LOC142538960 gene encoding putative glycosyltransferase At5g03795 — MLSLTSSSSLKLVWVLMPLLTAAAVVVFIGPKVSDFTLNSPFSGNYLSSKFPHVDNLEESHSGHSFNQTQVKNGDGNQNVTETPISQRKYSDLKILEAGLIQARAAIKEAKGGNQTEEDPDYVPNGPMYWNPQVFHRSYLEMEKRFKIFVYEEGEAPVFHFGPCKHTYAIEGIFIQNMEVSRFRTFDPNKAHMFFLPFSVTMITQLIYVPESHEWTLMKNTASDYVNIIAQNHPYWNRSLGADHFMLACHDWGPEISSAIPNLYKNAIRALCNANTSENFDPSRDVSIPEILLPGGTTTGLIGGPPPSQRPILVFYAGGVHGPIRPILLQHWENKNDPDVQVYEYLPKSISYYGMMRKSRYCICPSGYEVASPRMVEGLYLGCVPVLIKDSYVIPFSDVLNWETFAVIVPVKDIPNLKKILMGISLRKYVEMQRRGIQMRRHFEVNSPPQRYDVFHMILHSIWLRRLNVRFHDEQAVVNE; from the exons ATGCTTTCTTTAACTTCTTCGTCTTCTTTAAAGCTTGTATGGGTTCTGATGCCGCTTCTTACAGCGGCAGCGGTGGTGGTATTCATCGGTCCTAAAGTGTCGGATTTCACTTTAAATTCTCCTTTCTCCGGTAATTATTTGAGTTCGAAATTTCCACATGTCGATAATTTGGAAGAATCGCATTCCGGTCATAGCTTCAACCAAACTCAA GTAAAGAATGGAGACGGGAATCAAAATGTTACAGAGACTCCGATCTCACAAAGGAAGTATAGTGATTTGAAGATATTAGAAGCCGGTTTAATTCAAGCTCGAGCCGCAATCAAGGAAGCCAAGGGCGGGAACCAAACCGAAGAAGATCCTGATTATGTTCCCAATGGACCCATGTATTGGAATCCACAAGTTTTTCATAG GAGTTATTTGGAAATGGAGAAGAGATTCAAGATTTTTGTATACGAAGAAGGGGAGGCCCCGGTATTTCACTTTGGCCCTTGCAAGCATACGTACGCGATCGAGGGAATTTTCATACAGAATATGGAAGTTAGCCGTTTCCGGACATTCGATCCAAACAAAGCTCACATGTTCTTCCTTCCATTCAGCGTAACCATGATAACTCAGCTGATTTACGTACCTGAATCCCATGAATGGACTCTGATGAAGAACACGGCGTCGGATTATGTAAATATTATAGCTCAGAATCATCCTTACTGGAATCGGAGCCTTGGTGCAGATCATTTCATGCTTGCTTGCCATGATTGg GGACCAGAGATTTCTTCTGCAATCCCAAACCTGTACAAGAACGCCATACGAGCATTATGCAATGCCAACACATCGGAAAACTTCGACCCATCTCGAGACGTATCTATCCCCGAAATCCTCCTCCCTGGAGGGACAACGACGGGTCTCATTGGTGGCCCGCCACCCTCCCAACGACCCATACTAGTCTTCTACGCTGGCGGCGTCCATGGTCCAATCCGCCCTATCCTCCTCCAACACTGGGAAAACAAGAATGACCCGGATGTTCAAGTCTACGAATACCTGCCCAAAAGCATCTCCTACTATGGCATGATGCGAAAAAGCCGATACTGCATCTGCCCCAGCGGCTACGAAGTTGCAAGCCCGAGAATGGTGGAGGGGCTCTATCTGGGGTGCGTTCCTGTATTGATAAAAGACAGTTACGTCATCCCTTTCAGTGACGTTTTGAATTGGGAGACATTCGCTGTGATTGTTCCGGTGAAGGATATTCCaaatttgaagaaaattttGATGGGTATTTCGTTGAGGAAGTATGTGGAGATGCAGAGAAGAGGGATACAGATGAGGAGGCATTTTGAGGTCAATTCGCCTCCGCAACGTTACGACGTGTTTCATATGATATTGCATTCTATTTGGCTCCGTAGGCTTAATGTTAGGTTTCATGATGAACAAGCTGTAGTTAATGAGTAG